A genomic window from Cytobacillus suaedae includes:
- the rlmD gene encoding 23S rRNA (uracil(1939)-C(5))-methyltransferase RlmD, protein MSQKQNVQSPKLELGQTFPLTIKRLGINGEGVGYFKRQVVFVPGALPGEEVVVEATKVHPKFSEAKIKKVRKKSEHRVQPPCPIYDQCGGCQLQHLDYSQQLKEKRDIVIQSFERYVKNLNPEIIKETIGMENPWNYRNKSQFQVGLNKQKVIAGLYGLNSHHLIDISDCMVQHQATNKVTQVVKTILQGLNISIYNEKSRKGIIRTIVTRVGVETGEVQLVLITAKNELPRKDLFIEEIKKRLPEVKSIVQNINGSKTSLIFGDETKRLHGKEVIQENLGDLQFELSARAFFQLNPHQTVKLYDEVKKAARLTGKERLVDAYCGVGTIGLWLAKEASEIRGMDTIYESIEDAKKNARNHGISNAVYVTGKAEQWLPKWVKEGWKPDVIVVDPPRTGCDDQLLQTILKVKPKRIVYVSCNPSTLAKDIGVLSKSYNVSYIQPVDMFPHTAHVECVTQLVLK, encoded by the coding sequence ATGAGTCAAAAACAAAATGTACAATCACCGAAGCTTGAGCTTGGACAAACCTTCCCATTAACAATAAAGAGGCTAGGAATTAACGGGGAAGGTGTAGGTTATTTCAAGCGCCAAGTTGTCTTTGTACCAGGAGCATTACCAGGAGAAGAGGTTGTTGTTGAAGCGACAAAGGTTCACCCCAAGTTTTCTGAAGCGAAAATTAAGAAAGTCCGCAAAAAGTCTGAGCATCGTGTTCAACCACCATGTCCTATTTATGATCAGTGTGGTGGCTGTCAGCTTCAGCATTTAGACTATAGCCAGCAACTTAAAGAAAAACGGGATATCGTCATTCAATCCTTTGAGCGCTATGTGAAAAATCTTAATCCTGAAATAATTAAAGAAACGATTGGGATGGAGAACCCCTGGAACTATCGTAATAAAAGCCAATTTCAAGTTGGGCTGAATAAACAAAAGGTCATTGCGGGCCTTTATGGATTAAACTCGCATCACCTCATTGATATATCTGATTGTATGGTACAACACCAAGCAACGAATAAAGTGACACAGGTTGTAAAAACGATTTTACAGGGTTTAAATATATCAATTTATAATGAAAAGTCACGAAAAGGAATTATCAGGACGATTGTAACAAGGGTAGGAGTTGAAACCGGTGAGGTGCAGCTTGTACTCATAACCGCTAAAAATGAGTTGCCACGTAAGGATTTATTCATCGAAGAGATTAAGAAGAGGCTTCCTGAAGTAAAATCGATTGTACAAAATATAAATGGAAGTAAAACTTCTTTAATTTTTGGTGATGAAACAAAGAGACTGCATGGTAAAGAAGTCATTCAAGAGAATTTAGGAGACCTTCAGTTTGAGTTATCTGCACGTGCGTTTTTTCAATTAAATCCTCATCAAACGGTAAAGTTGTACGATGAAGTTAAAAAAGCAGCGAGATTAACTGGGAAAGAAAGGCTTGTCGATGCGTATTGTGGAGTAGGAACAATTGGACTGTGGCTTGCGAAAGAGGCAAGTGAGATTCGTGGAATGGACACAATTTATGAGTCGATTGAAGATGCCAAAAAGAATGCAAGAAATCATGGTATTTCAAACGCGGTTTATGTAACTGGAAAGGCTGAACAATGGTTGCCAAAATGGGTCAAGGAAGGGTGGAAGCCCGATGTTATTGTGGTAGACCCACCTCGTACAGGCTGTGACGACCAGCTCTTACAAACCATTTTAAAGGTAAAACCAAAAAGGATAGTCTATGTTTCATGTAATCCTTCAACATTAGCTAAAGATATTGGAGTATTATCAAAATCATACAATGTCAGCTATATTCAACCAGTAGATATGTTTCCACATACAGCACATGTTGAATGCGTAACGCAGCTTGTCTTGAAATAA
- the truA gene encoding tRNA pseudouridine(38-40) synthase TruA, with the protein MNNYKLTIQYDGGRYKGWQRLGNSDSTIQGKIENVLTELAGEKIEIIGSGRTDAGVHALAQIANFKMRKNATEDEVMQYLNRYLPNDISVVDVTLIHDRFHARYNAKDKTYLYKIWNEQYTNPFMRKYSMHVEEKLDIEKMRIASQFFLGEHDFTSYSNAKSKKKSMVREIYSLEISENAGFIEIKVRGNGFLYNMVRKIVGTLIEVGLGEIDATAIPGILESKERIQTGRMADAEGLYLEKVGF; encoded by the coding sequence ATGAACAATTATAAATTAACGATTCAGTATGATGGTGGCCGTTACAAGGGTTGGCAACGACTCGGTAATAGTGACAGTACTATTCAAGGGAAAATTGAAAATGTATTAACAGAGTTGGCAGGAGAAAAGATTGAAATCATTGGATCTGGAAGAACAGATGCAGGTGTACATGCTCTTGCTCAAATCGCTAATTTTAAGATGCGTAAAAATGCAACGGAAGATGAAGTTATGCAATATTTAAACAGATATCTTCCTAATGATATTAGCGTTGTTGATGTTACGTTAATTCATGATCGTTTTCATGCGCGCTATAATGCTAAAGATAAAACATACTTGTATAAGATTTGGAACGAGCAATATACAAATCCCTTCATGCGAAAGTACAGTATGCATGTGGAGGAAAAGCTTGATATCGAAAAAATGAGAATAGCTTCTCAATTTTTTCTAGGTGAGCATGACTTTACTTCTTATTCCAATGCAAAGTCGAAGAAAAAGTCCATGGTGCGTGAAATTTACTCACTAGAGATAAGCGAAAATGCAGGCTTTATCGAAATCAAAGTACGAGGTAATGGTTTCCTTTACAATATGGTGAGGAAAATTGTTGGAACCTTAATTGAAGTTGGATTAGGCGAAATAGATGCTACTGCAATACCTGGTATCCTTGAATCAAAAGAAAGAATTCAAACAGGTCGTATGGCGGATGCGGAGGGGTTGTATTTGGAGAAGGTTGGTTTTTAA
- a CDS encoding tRNA-dihydrouridine synthase, translating into MKENFWRDLPRPFFVLAPMEDVTDVVFRHVVSAAGRPDVFFTEFTNSDSYCHPEGMKSVRGRLIFTEDEQPMVAHIWGDSPENFRQMSIGMAELGFKGIDINMGCPVPNVASRGKGSGLILRRDVAAELIQAAKAGGLPVSVKTRLGFKEVDEWEEWLTHILKQDIANLSIHLRTRKEMSEVDAHWELIPEIKKLRDRIAPNTMLTINGDIPDRQIGLQLAEQYGVDGVMIGRGIFKNPFAFEKEPKEHSSEEYLSLLRLQLDLQDQYAEVLPRSITGLHRFFKIYVKGFPGAAELRSQLMNTKSTDEVRALLDNFEKNNEIRRDSEVM; encoded by the coding sequence ATGAAAGAGAATTTTTGGCGTGATTTACCACGACCATTTTTTGTACTAGCACCAATGGAAGATGTGACAGATGTTGTTTTTCGTCATGTAGTAAGTGCAGCTGGTCGACCGGATGTGTTTTTCACAGAGTTTACAAACTCAGATAGTTATTGTCATCCAGAGGGTATGAAAAGTGTGCGTGGTCGTTTGATTTTTACAGAAGATGAACAACCAATGGTGGCACATATTTGGGGGGATAGTCCCGAAAATTTCCGTCAAATGAGTATTGGCATGGCAGAGCTAGGATTTAAAGGTATAGATATTAACATGGGTTGCCCTGTACCGAATGTGGCATCAAGAGGGAAAGGTAGTGGCCTTATTCTCCGTCGTGATGTTGCAGCAGAACTTATTCAAGCTGCAAAAGCGGGTGGCCTGCCTGTCAGCGTGAAAACAAGACTAGGCTTTAAAGAGGTAGATGAGTGGGAGGAGTGGCTAACGCATATTTTAAAACAGGATATTGCGAACCTTTCTATTCATTTACGTACAAGAAAAGAAATGAGCGAAGTAGATGCCCATTGGGAGCTAATTCCAGAAATCAAAAAATTACGTGACCGGATCGCACCAAATACGATGCTAACAATCAATGGAGACATTCCTGACCGTCAAATTGGGCTCCAACTTGCTGAACAATATGGTGTTGATGGCGTTATGATTGGGCGAGGTATTTTTAAAAATCCTTTTGCTTTTGAAAAAGAGCCTAAAGAGCATAGCAGTGAAGAATATCTTTCTCTATTAAGACTTCAGCTTGATCTTCAAGATCAATATGCAGAAGTACTGCCACGTTCAATTACAGGACTTCATCGCTTTTTCAAAATTTATGTTAAAGGGTTCCCTGGCGCTGCCGAATTAAGAAGTCAATTGATGAACACGAAATCAACTGATGAAGTGCGTGCATTGCTAGATAACTTTGAAAAAAACAATGAGATTCGAAGGGACAGTGAAGTAATGTAA
- a CDS encoding cache domain-containing protein, which translates to MKLNKISTKLLLGITILVLIATTTLGLLSYNFAKQELVGSGKLDLQHIVHNSISALELLNEQVESGDLTLEEAKERARELLVGPPTTKDGITTYDFAQSSFLYKKEGYLMAYDSNHIAELHPSIQIGDDKTEVKNSKGQFVVQDIVKTAKLTNPEDRFYEYAWQNAGETVERNKIVYAAYYEPWDWHIGIGAYEYEFYESLNTLLYLILGVSILITIIGLVVFYFVSRKKLKLMETITKSSLLISEGNLDVPALPESSDELGQLGKAFNKMTDQLKTILSNIQSTSIKVSQSALELSALTEETSSTSEEMSRAINEITKGSVSQASDIESTSQKTEELSGAIVKMNEQNQLMRTLSVDSTNAIELGKEKVNILQASNEDSKRASEQIGVGINHLYRSIKDISNIVTTIDSISQQTNLLALNASIEAARAGESGKGFAVVADEVRKLAEETNKATNEIQQMINSIEKETESTVKAMENTTDISSKLDLAVNDTENQFSHISKSINQIIGVIERLNSEILVVTNHTESIVESVQNISAVAEETAASSEEVLASVEEQVGIIGTISTSAENLNTLSEELQKMMEQFSTESK; encoded by the coding sequence ATGAAATTGAACAAGATATCAACAAAGTTATTATTAGGTATCACCATTTTAGTGTTAATTGCGACTACCACCTTGGGCTTACTTAGCTACAATTTTGCTAAACAAGAGCTCGTGGGCAGTGGAAAACTAGATTTACAACATATTGTACATAATTCAATCTCTGCACTTGAACTATTAAATGAACAAGTTGAGTCTGGTGATTTAACGCTTGAAGAAGCAAAGGAGCGAGCACGTGAATTATTAGTAGGACCACCTACAACTAAGGATGGAATAACTACTTATGATTTTGCACAATCGTCTTTTCTTTACAAAAAAGAAGGATACTTAATGGCTTATGACTCAAATCATATTGCAGAGTTACATCCAAGCATTCAAATTGGAGATGACAAAACAGAAGTTAAAAACTCTAAAGGACAATTTGTTGTTCAAGATATAGTAAAGACTGCTAAATTGACCAATCCAGAAGATCGATTTTATGAATATGCTTGGCAAAATGCTGGTGAGACAGTTGAGCGAAATAAAATAGTCTATGCGGCATATTATGAACCATGGGACTGGCATATTGGTATTGGAGCATATGAGTATGAGTTCTACGAGTCATTAAATACTCTTTTATACCTGATATTAGGGGTTTCAATCTTAATTACGATCATTGGGTTAGTAGTATTTTACTTTGTTTCTCGAAAGAAACTGAAGTTGATGGAGACAATTACGAAGTCATCTCTTCTGATCTCAGAAGGCAATTTAGATGTTCCTGCGTTACCTGAATCATCAGATGAACTAGGGCAGCTGGGTAAAGCTTTTAACAAAATGACGGACCAGTTAAAAACAATTCTTTCTAACATCCAATCTACAAGTATAAAAGTCTCACAATCAGCACTAGAACTTTCGGCTTTAACAGAAGAAACCAGCTCAACAAGCGAAGAGATGAGTAGGGCAATCAATGAAATTACGAAAGGCTCAGTGTCACAAGCTTCTGATATTGAATCTACAAGTCAAAAAACAGAAGAGCTTAGTGGTGCGATTGTTAAAATGAACGAACAAAATCAGCTAATGAGAACACTTTCTGTTGATTCTACTAATGCGATTGAACTTGGTAAGGAAAAGGTAAACATCCTCCAAGCTTCTAATGAAGATTCGAAGAGAGCATCTGAACAAATTGGTGTTGGAATTAATCATCTATATCGCAGTATAAAAGACATCTCAAATATTGTGACAACGATAGATTCTATCTCTCAACAAACGAATTTACTTGCACTAAATGCAAGCATTGAGGCTGCTAGAGCTGGTGAATCTGGAAAAGGATTTGCGGTTGTAGCTGACGAGGTTCGAAAACTAGCAGAAGAAACAAACAAAGCTACGAATGAAATACAACAAATGATTAATAGTATTGAAAAAGAGACAGAATCTACTGTAAAGGCAATGGAGAATACGACAGACATCTCATCTAAGCTAGATCTTGCTGTAAATGATACAGAAAATCAATTTAGTCATATCTCTAAATCTATTAATCAAATTATTGGTGTAATTGAACGACTAAACTCAGAGATTTTGGTTGTTACAAACCACACAGAAAGTATTGTAGAGTCTGTCCAAAATATATCTGCTGTTGCAGAAGAAACAGCAGCTTCTTCTGAAGAAGTTCTAGCTTCCGTTGAGGAGCAAGTCGGTATCATTGGTACAATTTCAACTTCTGCAGAAAATCTAAATACGTTAAGTGAAGAGTTGCAGAAGATGATGGAACAATTTTCTACTGAATCTAAGTAG
- a CDS encoding DUF1343 domain-containing protein, which yields MIINGLDKLLLESDPELRRKRIGLIINHTSVDQQLKLSLDVLLSRGFTIKAIFAPEHGFRGNAAAGEKVAHQVDKKTGIPIYSLYGDSKSPSAESMKDIDAFVFDIQDIGVRFYTYIYTLAYSMETAGKFGLDYYVLDRPNPITGDVIEGNIIDSKFDSFVGKYGLPVRHGMTVGELATYFNHEFMMGCKLTVIKMEGWERTKWFDELGLQWIMPSPNATGIEMAALYPGTCLFEGTNVSEGRGTTRPFEMIGAPWIAGEEWCEELQAYQLDGVIFRPTHFTPTTSKYVGELCEGLQVHMVNRKILKPLHVALAMIEALQTLYPSEFKWMDPIKGRYFIDLLAGTDQLRLCVDRNEKLTDWLKGEESKLEQFKSIRNKYLLY from the coding sequence TTGATAATCAACGGATTGGATAAGCTTCTATTGGAAAGTGACCCAGAATTACGTAGAAAACGAATTGGACTGATTATCAATCATACATCAGTTGATCAACAGCTAAAGTTGAGTTTGGATGTTTTGCTAAGTAGGGGCTTTACGATTAAGGCCATCTTTGCGCCTGAACATGGATTTAGAGGAAATGCAGCAGCGGGTGAAAAGGTTGCACATCAAGTAGATAAAAAAACAGGAATTCCAATCTATAGCCTATATGGTGATTCAAAGAGTCCTTCAGCTGAAAGTATGAAAGACATAGACGCATTCGTATTTGATATTCAAGATATCGGCGTTCGATTCTATACCTATATATACACACTGGCATATTCGATGGAAACAGCGGGTAAGTTTGGATTGGATTATTATGTTTTAGACCGACCCAACCCAATTACAGGGGACGTGATAGAGGGCAATATAATCGATTCAAAATTTGATTCTTTTGTTGGAAAATATGGACTACCGGTACGCCATGGAATGACTGTGGGCGAGCTTGCGACGTATTTTAATCATGAATTTATGATGGGTTGTAAATTAACCGTTATTAAGATGGAAGGTTGGGAAAGAACGAAGTGGTTTGATGAGCTTGGTTTACAGTGGATTATGCCATCACCGAATGCGACAGGAATTGAGATGGCTGCACTCTATCCAGGTACATGTCTATTTGAGGGAACCAATGTATCTGAAGGACGAGGGACAACTAGACCATTTGAAATGATTGGGGCACCATGGATTGCTGGGGAAGAATGGTGTGAAGAATTACAAGCTTATCAGCTAGACGGAGTTATTTTTCGACCTACACATTTTACCCCTACTACGTCTAAATACGTTGGTGAATTGTGTGAAGGCTTGCAAGTACATATGGTGAATAGGAAAATCCTAAAACCATTACATGTTGCATTAGCAATGATAGAAGCTTTGCAAACTTTATATCCTAGTGAATTCAAGTGGATGGATCCGATTAAAGGAAGATACTTTATTGATTTGCTGGCTGGAACGGATCAATTGAGGTTGTGCGTTGATCGAAATGAAAAGCTAACAGATTGGTTAAAAGGTGAGGAGTCAAAATTAGAGCAGTTTAAATCTATACGGAATAAATATCTATTATACTAG
- a CDS encoding SpoIID/LytB domain-containing protein encodes MFQKLVKYSFIVLLVSALLLQGVGGTAATTESAEPIVRIGVEPEKETITLGSDGDYVVTDKVTGDVLFEGSNSLVEVTLDSSALIKTNFRLQVAATSNNAYIDDWVNRAEAAGYTTYLEPVGNLYRLFIGEFASDAPESERVAFKTEMIRLGLAGSDSFWKTVTIVEGESKLKVTSGDVSKTTTNSVVITSSNNLIKINGKKYRGLGEVAFNSKGTLAGINELPIEEYLYGVVPRELPPVPYGELEAQKSQAVAARTYAMSNLGKRSNDGYDLLPTTSDQVYAGFGAEHPVSNQAVDETKGIVATYDGKLITAVFNSTSGGFSANNEDVWNSEAVPYLRGVPDAERGKALQHVPSLEVFKNHSNSKSLRAAAEGDFESDWSRYHRWNFEWTSEEISDVLSTYYNKEVGKVYEINVLERSNSGRVLKIEFVTENGTFYEYKDKVRWALKYINASGNQASLLSTLFYIEPVVDNKTKEVTGFKTYGGGWGHGVGLSQTGAMGMAVKGYKFEEILKHYYQGIKLEKSY; translated from the coding sequence ATGTTTCAAAAGCTAGTAAAATATTCTTTTATCGTTTTACTCGTAAGCGCTTTATTGTTACAAGGTGTTGGCGGAACAGCAGCTACCACAGAATCTGCTGAGCCGATTGTACGGATTGGTGTTGAGCCAGAAAAAGAAACAATTACTCTTGGTAGTGATGGTGATTATGTTGTCACTGATAAAGTAACTGGAGACGTGCTTTTTGAAGGCAGTAATAGTTTAGTTGAGGTTACTTTAGATTCTTCTGCGTTGATTAAGACAAATTTCAGGTTGCAAGTGGCTGCTACCTCAAATAATGCTTATATTGATGATTGGGTCAATCGAGCAGAGGCCGCGGGATACACTACATATTTAGAGCCTGTCGGAAACTTATACCGTCTATTTATTGGAGAATTTGCTTCCGATGCGCCTGAGTCAGAAAGAGTTGCTTTTAAAACTGAAATGATTAGACTAGGATTGGCTGGTAGCGATTCTTTCTGGAAAACTGTAACAATCGTCGAAGGTGAGTCAAAACTAAAAGTAACAAGCGGTGATGTATCAAAAACTACAACAAATTCTGTTGTTATCACATCTAGTAATAACCTTATCAAAATCAACGGAAAAAAATATCGCGGACTCGGTGAAGTAGCTTTTAACAGTAAAGGAACATTAGCTGGTATTAACGAGTTACCGATTGAGGAATATTTGTATGGAGTGGTTCCTCGTGAACTACCACCTGTACCATATGGCGAATTGGAAGCACAAAAATCACAGGCTGTTGCTGCACGTACCTACGCAATGTCTAATCTTGGTAAGCGTAGTAATGATGGCTATGATCTTCTTCCAACTACTTCAGACCAAGTGTATGCAGGGTTTGGAGCAGAACATCCCGTTTCAAATCAAGCAGTAGATGAAACAAAAGGAATTGTTGCAACATATGATGGCAAGCTAATTACAGCTGTTTTCAACTCGACTAGTGGTGGATTCTCTGCTAACAATGAGGATGTTTGGAACTCAGAGGCTGTTCCTTATCTTCGCGGTGTACCAGATGCAGAAAGAGGTAAGGCATTACAGCATGTCCCTAGTTTAGAAGTTTTCAAAAACCATAGTAACTCAAAATCACTGCGAGCAGCAGCTGAAGGTGATTTTGAATCAGATTGGTCAAGATACCATCGTTGGAACTTTGAATGGACTTCTGAAGAAATAAGTGATGTATTAAGTACGTACTATAATAAAGAAGTTGGAAAAGTATATGAAATTAATGTGCTAGAACGATCTAACTCTGGTCGTGTATTAAAGATTGAATTTGTAACAGAAAATGGGACTTTCTACGAGTATAAAGACAAAGTACGTTGGGCATTAAAATATATCAATGCTAGTGGAAACCAAGCCTCTTTATTAAGTACACTATTTTATATTGAACCAGTAGTGGATAACAAAACAAAAGAAGTTACTGGTTTCAAAACATATGGCGGAGGTTGGGGCCATGGTGTTGGACTTTCCCAAACAGGTGCAATGGGAATGGCTGTAAAAGGATATAAATTTGAAGAGATTCTTAAACACTATTATCAAGGGATTAAACTAGAAAAGAGCTATTAA
- the murQ gene encoding N-acetylmuramic acid 6-phosphate etherase, with product MSVDLSKLTTELRNDDSMKIDQSSTLEVLQLINKEDRVVADAVQLALPQIAKAVDAIYQSLKNGGRLFYVGAGTSGRLGVIDAAECPPTFSTDPDLVQAIIAGGEKALLVAVEGAEDDEELGVADLKKQSFSSKDVIVGIAASGRTPYVIGALQFAKGLGAETISLSCNLDSEISKIVNHPIEVITGAEVVTGSTRLKAATAQKMVLNMLSTTVMIKLGKVYENLMVDVKASNQKLIERAKNIVMTVTKADEEMACEILEKTNYEVKPAIVMINADVTYEEANRAIDLADGMVRKAINIAKGE from the coding sequence ATGAGTGTGGACCTTTCTAAGTTAACAACAGAGTTAAGAAATGACGATTCAATGAAAATTGATCAATCGTCTACTCTAGAAGTATTGCAGCTAATAAATAAAGAGGATCGAGTTGTCGCAGATGCTGTTCAACTTGCACTCCCGCAAATCGCTAAGGCAGTGGATGCAATTTATCAATCATTAAAAAATGGTGGAAGATTGTTTTATGTTGGTGCTGGTACAAGTGGTAGGTTAGGTGTGATTGATGCAGCTGAATGTCCTCCAACCTTTAGTACGGACCCTGATTTAGTTCAAGCAATTATTGCTGGTGGTGAAAAGGCTCTATTGGTTGCTGTAGAAGGTGCTGAAGATGATGAAGAACTAGGTGTTGCCGACTTAAAGAAACAGAGTTTTTCAAGTAAGGATGTTATTGTAGGAATTGCTGCTAGCGGTAGAACACCCTATGTAATAGGAGCACTACAATTTGCAAAAGGCTTAGGCGCAGAAACGATTTCCCTTTCTTGTAACTTAGATTCTGAGATTAGTAAGATTGTTAATCATCCTATTGAAGTAATTACTGGTGCTGAGGTTGTGACTGGTTCAACTAGATTGAAGGCTGCAACTGCTCAAAAAATGGTGCTCAATATGCTTTCAACAACAGTTATGATCAAACTAGGAAAAGTGTATGAAAACCTGATGGTTGATGTTAAGGCTAGTAACCAAAAGTTAATTGAACGAGCGAAGAATATTGTTATGACGGTTACTAAGGCTGATGAAGAAATGGCATGTGAAATATTAGAAAAAACAAACTATGAAGTGAAGCCAGCAATTGTCATGATTAACGCAGATGTTACATATGAAGAAGCCAATAGAGCTATTGATCTGGCAGATGGAATGGTTAGAAAAGCAATTAATATAGCAAAAGGGGAATAG
- a CDS encoding sugar ABC transporter substrate-binding protein has protein sequence MFALILVSLSVFAGCSKDSASTDASGDWEKWEGKITIWDGPRWADDKENKYHWLEAKKAEFQDKYPGVEIEIVQTPWAEFNDKLSVAIAGRAWPDIAAVDISGAININHIKQGVIEEVGAFYSEDELKDFYPNALAAYDFDGKYYGVPNSMTVHAMLLNLDIFEAKGVEPPVDGRWTYDEFVEKMKALTGDGVYGFSTYLLPGYYEAWPFLLMDGGYPLNEDATEYTFDSKEAISGLQKLIDLKFKHNVAPQEMGGADVGGTWNAWAAADQRTVAVQPWATWAIAAAQGEKFKTNFMVAEYPTGDTGEPVTIGGVGGWVMFKQEDADKKRMTAEFIKFISTADEQVEWAKNYGTFPSRQSAVDQNPFGDNPELAKAQELTQHAIAMPRHEKWARIDEAIQKELQLAANGEKTPEEALKAARSAVEGILGE, from the coding sequence ATGTTTGCTCTTATTTTAGTGTCTTTATCCGTATTTGCAGGCTGTAGTAAAGATTCGGCTTCAACAGATGCAAGTGGGGATTGGGAAAAATGGGAAGGTAAAATTACAATTTGGGATGGGCCTCGTTGGGCTGATGACAAAGAAAACAAATATCATTGGTTAGAAGCGAAAAAAGCTGAATTCCAAGATAAATATCCTGGAGTAGAAATTGAAATTGTTCAAACTCCATGGGCAGAATTTAATGATAAACTAAGTGTTGCAATTGCAGGTCGTGCTTGGCCGGACATTGCTGCTGTTGATATTAGTGGTGCGATAAATATTAACCACATTAAACAAGGTGTTATTGAAGAGGTTGGGGCTTTTTATTCTGAAGACGAATTAAAAGATTTCTATCCGAATGCTTTAGCTGCATATGATTTTGATGGTAAGTACTATGGTGTACCAAATTCTATGACAGTTCACGCAATGCTTTTGAATCTTGATATTTTTGAAGCAAAAGGTGTTGAGCCACCAGTAGATGGTCGTTGGACATATGATGAGTTTGTTGAAAAAATGAAAGCTTTAACAGGTGATGGAGTATATGGATTCTCTACTTATTTATTACCAGGTTATTATGAAGCATGGCCATTCCTATTAATGGATGGTGGATACCCGTTAAATGAAGATGCAACTGAGTATACATTTGATTCAAAAGAAGCAATTAGCGGTTTACAAAAGTTAATTGATCTTAAATTCAAACACAATGTAGCACCTCAAGAAATGGGTGGAGCTGATGTTGGTGGAACATGGAATGCTTGGGCAGCTGCAGACCAACGTACTGTTGCAGTTCAACCATGGGCTACATGGGCTATCGCAGCAGCACAAGGCGAAAAATTTAAAACGAACTTTATGGTTGCAGAATATCCAACTGGAGATACTGGTGAGCCTGTAACAATCGGCGGTGTCGGTGGTTGGGTAATGTTCAAACAAGAAGATGCTGACAAAAAACGTATGACTGCGGAATTTATTAAATTTATCTCAACAGCTGATGAGCAAGTAGAATGGGCTAAAAACTATGGTACATTCCCATCTCGCCAATCTGCTGTAGATCAAAACCCATTCGGTGACAACCCAGAATTGGCAAAAGCTCAAGAATTAACACAACATGCTATTGCAATGCCACGTCATGAAAAATGGGCAAGAATCGATGAAGCAATCCAAAAAGAATTACAATTAGCTGCAAATGGCGAAAAGACACCTGAAGAAGCACTAAAAGCCGCAAGAAGCGCTGTAGAAGGTATTTTAGGCGAGTAA
- a CDS encoding sugar ABC transporter permease, with translation METNKKVTYTTTAGIEIKQDSVWKKMKKNKVAYLFLLPKLVFFAIFMLIPIIWSLILSFQDVGVFQSEWVGLKNYIAVFKNEVFMVSLWNTFLYTIITVPAFVITALLIATLIHPLGKHSQSFFRAAFYLPQVTSMVIIAMVWRWMYNYRFGLFNYIMNFFGVENIDWLGQSATALPSLMIMAILIPPGSGIIIYLAAMNDVNPSLYEAAKIDGANAFQRWMKITVPLLKPTTLYLVILSTISSFQVFTQIIMMTGGGPGNSTETIVHVIYKTAFRDFNFGGASAQSMILFAIIMVFAIFQYRVLQSDK, from the coding sequence ATGGAAACAAATAAAAAAGTAACATACACAACAACAGCTGGCATTGAGATTAAGCAAGACAGTGTCTGGAAGAAAATGAAGAAAAATAAAGTAGCATATCTATTCCTGCTACCGAAACTAGTATTCTTTGCCATTTTTATGCTTATTCCGATTATATGGTCACTTATTTTATCATTTCAAGATGTCGGTGTATTTCAATCAGAATGGGTAGGGTTAAAAAACTATATCGCTGTTTTTAAAAATGAAGTGTTCATGGTATCACTTTGGAATACATTTTTATACACAATCATAACTGTACCTGCATTCGTAATTACAGCCTTATTAATTGCGACACTTATACATCCACTAGGTAAACATTCGCAATCCTTTTTCCGTGCTGCTTTTTACTTGCCACAAGTAACTTCCATGGTTATTATCGCGATGGTTTGGCGCTGGATGTACAATTACCGATTTGGACTTTTTAATTATATTATGAACTTTTTTGGAGTCGAAAATATTGATTGGTTAGGGCAATCTGCAACAGCACTACCTTCATTAATGATTATGGCGATACTTATTCCACCAGGGTCAGGAATCATCATTTACCTTGCTGCAATGAATGATGTTAACCCATCATTGTATGAAGCTGCAAAAATTGATGGAGCAAATGCATTCCAACGCTGGATGAAAATTACCGTTCCATTATTAAAACCGACCACGTTGTATTTGGTTATCCTAAGTACTATTTCATCTTTTCAGGTGTTTACCCAAATTATCATGATGACCGGCGGTGGACCTGGAAATTCAACAGAGACAATTGTGCATGTTATTTATAAAACGGCATTTAGAGACTTTAACTTTGGCGGAGCATCTGCTCAATCAATGATTCTATTTGCGATAATCATGGTATTCGCGATATTCCAATACCGAGTTTTACAATCTGATAAATAA